TCGCCCGAGTCGTCCTGACGCGCCTTCCCGCCGCACAGCCACGCGAATTCATCCTCGACCGGACGAATGGGAAGTCCGGGCAGACGGACGTGAACGTCCTGCTGCTGGCCGTCATCTGGCGGGGCGTTGCCATCCCCCTGCTCTACAGGGGGGGCAGCAACACGGAGATCCGGCACCCCCTCAGGGACGATGCCCTCTGCCTGCTGTCCGCAGCGGAGATCCGGGTCCTGTCTGCCGACCGCGAATTCGTCGGCTCCGACTGGATTCAGGGACTGGCTCACCGTGGGATTCCCATTGGCGTGCGGTTGCGGCGCCGGCACACTCCTGGACGACTGGACAGCGCAGGACTGGCTGAGTCGCTTGCAGACCGGCATGGCCGGTCTGCTGGTCGAGGACACGGTGGTCTGCGGGCAACCGATGAACGTTGTCCTGACGTACACGCGAGACGGCGAGGCGCTGATCATTGCCAGTAACGTCGGAGCGGTGACGACGATCCAGACGCGATATCAGCGGAGATTCTTGATTGAATGTCTCTTCAGGGCGCTGAAAAGCAAGGGCTTCCAACTGGAGGGAACACCTATGACGCTCCACGATCACGTGGAGCGCCTGCTGTGCCTGTTGACGCTGACCTACACGTGGTGCGTGCTCGTCGGGATCACTCTGGAATGTCCGAAAAAGGCACATGGTCGCCGGGCATGGAGCGTGGTGAAGATGGGTTTGCGGGAACTGGTGCGGTCGTTCAGCCGGGAGTCAGCACGCCTGTGCGACTTGATTGACCTGTTGATGCCGTCCCACACGAACTCCCCGGAAAATGTCTGTATGTCAAAAATAAGGTGAGGAGAGAGCGTCGCCCTGAAACTGTCTGCGCTCGTCGCTTGTACCCGAATTGCGCGTTCTCTTTCTCAACGGCACGACACCGCTGCTCTTCGCTTGATACCAGGCTGCCTGCGGGCCCA
Above is a genomic segment from Deinococcus sp. QL22 containing:
- a CDS encoding transposase, translated to MAGLLVEDTVVCGQPMNVVLTYTRDGEALIIASNVGAVTTIQTRYQRRFLIECLFRALKSKGFQLEGTPMTLHDHVERLLCLLTLTYTWCVLVGITLECPKKAHGRRAWSVVKMGLRELVRSFSRESARLCDLIDLLMPSHTNSPENVCMSKIR